A single genomic interval of Flavihumibacter rivuli harbors:
- the bglX gene encoding beta-glucosidase BglX has protein sequence MRTFRIVGAAALFMFSTGVLQAQTGEQQKMKTFIDGLMKKMTIDEKIGQLNLVVGGEATTGSVVSTDVDTKIRKGQVGGIFSVTSPGRIRKIQELAVNQSRLKIPIIFGLDVIHGYKTIFPIPLGLASTWDMNLIEQSARIAAQEASADGLNWTFSPMVDVSRDPRWGRISEGSGEDPYLGSVIAKAMVRGYQGKSLADNNTIMACVKHFALYGAAEAGRDYNTTDMSRVRMYNDYLPPYKAAIDAGVGSVMSSFNEIDGIPATANKWLLTDVLRKQWGFKGMVVSDYTSVNEMIDHGMGDLQQVSALALKAGLDMDMVGEGFLTTLKKSLNEGKVTVADIDRACRMVLEAKYKLGLFEDPYRYCDENRARTEIFNEANRRKAREIAAKSFVLLKNQQQVLPLQKKGTIALVGPLANAKENMVGTWSVAADVTKPISLLAGLKEVLGANGKVLYAKGANVTEDSLLEVRTSIFGKPFERDNRPADVMIREALAAAEQADVVVAALGELAEMTGEASSRSDLTLPQSQVNLLQALVKTGKPVVVVLFTGRPLAIPDVDKIAPAILNVWFGGSEAGHAIADVLFGDINPSGKLTATFPMNVGQVPIYYSHKNTGRPLNGQWFQKFRSNYLDVPNEPLYPFGYGLSYTTFTYGDLKLSSQSLKGNQRLTASITVTNTGKYAGEEVVQLYIRDVVGTNTRPLKELKGFQKISLQPGESRQVSFTITPEDLKFYNHELKYDWEAGDFTIFIGGNARDLKSGQVNWQK, from the coding sequence ATGAGGACTTTTCGAATTGTAGGGGCAGCAGCCCTGTTCATGTTCAGTACCGGTGTGCTCCAGGCGCAAACGGGCGAACAACAGAAAATGAAAACCTTTATCGATGGGTTGATGAAAAAAATGACCATCGATGAAAAGATCGGGCAGCTCAACCTGGTGGTTGGCGGCGAAGCCACAACCGGCTCGGTGGTGAGTACGGATGTTGATACCAAGATCAGGAAGGGACAGGTAGGCGGGATATTCAGTGTGACCTCACCTGGCCGGATCCGGAAGATACAGGAGCTGGCGGTCAACCAGAGCAGGCTGAAGATCCCGATCATTTTCGGCCTGGATGTGATCCATGGCTATAAGACCATCTTCCCGATCCCGCTGGGACTGGCCAGTACCTGGGATATGAACCTGATTGAGCAGAGTGCCCGGATAGCTGCCCAGGAGGCGAGTGCCGATGGGCTGAACTGGACCTTCTCGCCTATGGTAGACGTTTCCCGCGACCCTCGTTGGGGAAGGATCTCTGAAGGCTCAGGGGAGGACCCCTACCTGGGTTCAGTGATCGCCAAAGCCATGGTCAGGGGCTACCAGGGCAAAAGCCTGGCCGATAACAATACCATCATGGCCTGTGTGAAACATTTTGCCCTCTATGGTGCCGCAGAGGCTGGCCGTGATTACAATACCACCGACATGAGCCGGGTTCGGATGTACAATGATTACCTGCCTCCCTATAAAGCAGCGATCGATGCGGGCGTGGGAAGCGTGATGAGTTCCTTCAATGAAATTGATGGCATCCCGGCAACTGCGAATAAGTGGTTGTTGACAGATGTGCTTCGAAAGCAATGGGGTTTCAAGGGAATGGTGGTGAGCGACTATACTTCCGTAAACGAAATGATCGACCATGGGATGGGCGACCTCCAGCAGGTTTCTGCCCTGGCCCTGAAAGCAGGACTTGATATGGATATGGTAGGCGAGGGTTTCCTCACTACCCTGAAGAAGTCCCTGAACGAGGGTAAAGTGACAGTGGCGGATATAGACCGCGCCTGCAGGATGGTGCTGGAAGCCAAATATAAATTGGGTTTGTTCGAAGACCCTTATCGCTATTGCGATGAGAATCGTGCCCGCACGGAGATATTTAACGAAGCCAATCGCAGGAAAGCAAGGGAGATCGCTGCCAAATCCTTTGTGTTGTTGAAGAACCAGCAACAGGTGCTGCCACTCCAGAAGAAAGGGACCATTGCGTTGGTAGGACCCCTGGCCAATGCCAAAGAGAATATGGTGGGTACCTGGAGCGTTGCTGCTGATGTGACCAAGCCCATTTCCCTCCTTGCAGGTTTAAAGGAGGTGCTGGGAGCAAATGGCAAGGTGCTTTACGCGAAAGGCGCCAATGTTACGGAAGATTCCCTACTGGAAGTCAGGACCAGCATATTTGGTAAACCTTTTGAAAGGGATAACCGCCCCGCTGATGTAATGATCCGGGAAGCGCTTGCTGCTGCTGAACAGGCTGATGTGGTAGTGGCGGCCCTGGGTGAGCTGGCCGAAATGACGGGTGAAGCTTCCAGCAGGTCTGACCTTACACTCCCTCAAAGCCAGGTGAACCTGCTCCAGGCATTGGTTAAGACAGGCAAGCCGGTTGTGGTGGTTCTGTTCACCGGTCGTCCCCTTGCCATACCTGATGTTGATAAGATCGCCCCGGCTATCCTGAATGTGTGGTTCGGTGGTTCAGAGGCGGGCCATGCCATTGCCGACGTACTGTTTGGGGATATCAACCCTTCCGGTAAACTCACTGCCACCTTCCCGATGAATGTTGGTCAGGTGCCGATTTACTATAGCCACAAGAATACCGGTCGTCCTTTGAACGGACAATGGTTCCAGAAATTCCGTTCCAACTACCTGGACGTTCCCAATGAACCACTCTATCCCTTTGGCTATGGACTGAGCTATACCACCTTCACCTATGGTGACCTCAAGCTGAGCAGCCAATCGCTCAAAGGGAACCAGCGTCTTACTGCCAGTATAACCGTGACCAATACGGGAAAATATGCAGGTGAGGAAGTAGTGCAGCTTTATATCAGGGATGTGGTGGGAACCAATACGCGCCCCTTGAAAGAACTCAAGGGATTCCAGAAAATCTCCCTCCAGCCGGGTGAATCCAGGCAGGTAAGCTTTACCATTACCCCGGAAGACCTGAAGTTCTACAATCATGAATTGAAATACGATTGGGAAGCTGGTGATTTCACCATCTTTATTGGCGGCAACGCGAGGGACCTGAAATCAGGTCAGGTGAATTGGCAGAAATAA
- a CDS encoding HAD family hydrolase: MQGIKNILLDLGGVLLNLSYPKTEAAFAELGLTNFHDHFSQFKASPLFEDLETGRISQQQFLDHFRSQTGLTASREEVFVAWNAMLLDFPAERIDWLSTLGEKYQVYLYSNTNAIHYDAFQEKFSLHYPGKPFDEYFNKAYYSHILGHRKPYVESYHALAADAGIQPAETLFIDDTLVNIEGAQKAGFHGFHLTNGLTVLDIPLP; this comes from the coding sequence ATGCAAGGCATCAAGAACATACTACTGGACCTGGGCGGGGTGCTGCTCAATTTAAGTTATCCCAAAACTGAAGCGGCTTTTGCCGAACTGGGACTGACCAATTTCCATGATCATTTCTCCCAATTCAAAGCCTCACCCCTATTCGAGGACTTGGAGACCGGCAGGATCAGCCAACAGCAATTCCTGGATCATTTCCGGTCACAGACAGGCCTTACAGCAAGCAGGGAAGAGGTTTTTGTGGCCTGGAATGCCATGCTGTTGGATTTTCCTGCCGAAAGGATCGATTGGTTATCAACCCTGGGTGAAAAATACCAGGTCTACCTGTATAGCAACACCAACGCCATCCATTACGATGCCTTCCAGGAAAAATTCAGCCTGCATTACCCGGGCAAGCCTTTCGATGAATACTTCAATAAGGCCTATTACTCCCATATCCTTGGCCATCGAAAACCCTATGTGGAATCTTACCACGCCCTCGCTGCCGATGCAGGCATCCAGCCTGCCGAAACCCTCTTCATTGACGACACCCTCGTCAATATCGAAGGAGCACAAAAAGCTGGTTTTCATGGCTTTCACCTTACCAATGGCCTGACCGTCCTGGATATTCCCCTACCCTAA
- a CDS encoding DUF4834 family protein encodes MLKTILLLLLIYIAYRFIFGFVIPVTRATRNVRQQFKAAQEQMEAQMRAQQEYYQQQQQAQTAQARAERPGSRGNTPTDTGDYIDFEEVK; translated from the coding sequence ATGTTGAAGACTATTCTTTTACTGCTGCTGATCTATATTGCTTACCGTTTCATCTTTGGGTTCGTGATCCCTGTAACCCGCGCCACCCGCAATGTGCGCCAACAGTTCAAAGCTGCCCAGGAACAGATGGAGGCCCAGATGCGCGCGCAGCAGGAGTACTACCAGCAACAACAACAGGCCCAAACCGCCCAGGCCAGGGCAGAGCGTCCGGGTAGCCGCGGCAACACCCCCACCGATACAGGCGATTACATCGATTTCGAAGAGGTCAAATAA
- a CDS encoding ribosome maturation factor codes for MIQLKGTEAFPSFIPMTNETIIQQVSQLANELLAGDPDYFLVDVRIKPTHNIKVFLDADSGVSIARCATFNRGLYKKIEEAAWFPEGDFSLEVSSPGLDEPLKMLRQYRKNIGRQVEVTLNDATKKEGKLLEVTDDGIIVEETKGKNKKKELIAHSLLFDNIKQTKIQVVF; via the coding sequence ATGATTCAACTGAAGGGAACGGAAGCGTTCCCTTCTTTTATTCCCATGACCAACGAGACCATAATACAGCAAGTGAGCCAGTTAGCCAATGAGTTGCTGGCAGGTGACCCGGACTATTTTTTGGTAGATGTGCGCATCAAGCCCACCCATAACATCAAAGTGTTCCTGGATGCGGATTCCGGCGTTTCGATCGCGCGTTGCGCTACCTTCAACCGTGGCCTTTACAAGAAGATCGAAGAGGCTGCTTGGTTCCCGGAAGGGGATTTCTCCCTGGAAGTATCATCGCCCGGACTGGATGAGCCGCTGAAAATGCTGCGCCAATACCGCAAGAATATCGGCCGGCAGGTGGAAGTGACCCTCAACGACGCCACAAAAAAGGAAGGTAAGTTGCTGGAAGTGACCGATGATGGCATTATTGTAGAAGAAACAAAAGGAAAGAATAAAAAGAAGGAACTGATCGCGCATTCCCTCTTATTCGATAACATCAAACAAACAAAAATTCAGGTAGTATTCTGA